In Monodelphis domestica isolate mMonDom1 chromosome 4, mMonDom1.pri, whole genome shotgun sequence, one DNA window encodes the following:
- the LOC107652335 gene encoding protein enabled homolog, whose amino-acid sequence MVRKYRLFPEASLVQLPPKGFCQQSTFVQLPCPPHRVAPSRHQDRQSRANSSVIPCQRASSAQLPFPSGHPHHPHRPYQDDLFHCDHLYHRSTAIPLSYLKYMSSSSPKLHGSAPVFPDFKAKSEPLRVKSDFETLLDPNHQVEDSSHPYLRALTPSVSDHFPKVLKSYDDLEVSSAVTTPSQLCPLSSSSSPTPQFPPSLQPPPLPQKQSPAPAPPPPPLSPPPPLPTTPLFGPQPQPQTRFQPQIRPLHLHSPLPPPKPPMQLPSFNFQRTKKQAVVPFHGACRAKTACARTSLRPVCPQSPWAFKRKGAWLGN is encoded by the coding sequence CATCCCTGGTCCAGCTGCCTCCAAAAGGTTTTTGTCAACAGTCCACATTTGTGCAGTTACCATGTCCTCCTCATAGGGTAGCTCCATCACGGCATCAAGACCGCCAGTCCAGGGCCAATTCATCAGTCATACCTTGTCAGAGAGCTTCATCTGCACAGCTACCCTTCCCCAGTGGTCATCCCCACCATCCCCACCGTCCCTACCAGGATGACCTTTTCCACTGTGACCATCTTTACCATCGATCAACAGCAATACCATTATCTTATCTGAAGTATATGTCATCTTCAAGCCCTAAACTACATGGTAGTGCCCCTGTCTTCCCAGATTTCAAGGCAAAGTCAGAGCCCCTTCGTGTAAAATCAGATTTTGAAACTCTACTAGACCCCAATCATCAGGTTGAGGATTCATCACACCCTTACCTGAGGGCACTGACTCCTTCAGTCAGTGATCACTTTCCCAAGGTTTTAAAGAGCTATGATGATTTGGAGGTATCTTCAGCTGTAACTACCCCTTCCCAACtatgcccattatcatcttcttcatctccaACTCCTCAATTTCCACCATCACTGCAGCCACCACCACTGCCACAAAAGCAATCACCAGCACCTGCACCACCACCTCCACctctatcaccaccaccaccactaccaacaACACCCCTATTTGGGCCCCAGCCTCAGCCTCAGACCAGATTTCAGCCTCAGATTCGACCTCTACATCTTCATTCACCTTTACCCCCACCTAAACCTCCAATGCAACTTCCATCTTTCAATTTCCAGAGGACCAAGAAACAGGCTGTAGTTCCTTTCCATGGAGCATGTAGGGCTAAAACTGCCTGTGCAAGAACTTCATTGCGGCCAGTATGTCCCCAAAGTCCCTGGGCTTTTAAGAGGAAGGGAGCCTGGTTAGGAAACTAA